The following proteins are encoded in a genomic region of Sneathiella marina:
- a CDS encoding GFA family protein, whose amino-acid sequence MSETYPGSCACGAVQYEMTAPPMFVHCCHCTECQRLTGSAFVMNALIETAHIQIKSGDLTPVSVPTQSGGPHDIYHCSNCQTAMWSDYGRKPALRYLRVGTLEEPSRMPPDVHIFTRSKLPWVDLSNEAAVFDIYYDQEALWPAENYARRRAVESA is encoded by the coding sequence ATGTCCGAGACCTATCCAGGAAGCTGCGCTTGCGGTGCAGTACAATATGAAATGACGGCGCCGCCAATGTTCGTGCATTGTTGTCATTGCACGGAATGCCAGCGATTGACCGGCAGCGCCTTTGTCATGAACGCGTTGATCGAGACGGCGCATATTCAGATAAAAAGCGGTGATCTGACTCCCGTCTCCGTGCCGACCCAAAGCGGCGGGCCCCATGATATCTATCATTGCAGCAATTGCCAGACGGCGATGTGGAGTGACTATGGCCGCAAGCCGGCCCTGCGCTATCTCCGTGTCGGGACCCTGGAGGAGCCATCGCGAATGCCGCCGGATGTTCATATCTTCACCCGGTCCAAGCTGCCCTGGGTTGATTTGAGCAATGAGGCGGCGGTGTTTGATATTTACTATGATCAGGAAGCGTTGTGGCCGGCTGAGAATTATGCCCGCCGCCGTGCTGTGGAGTCTGCGTGA